CCAGCACCGGCAGGGTGGTTTTGGCGGCCGTCATGCCCGGCAGGTGGGCCGCCCCGCCGGCGCCGGCGATAATCACCTCCAGCCCCCGCTCCGCGGCGCCCTCAGCGTAGGCAAACAGCAAGTCCGGCGTGCGGTGGGCGGAGACCACCCGCACCTCGTGGGGCACGCCCAGGGCGGCCAGGGTGTCTGCGGCATGACGCAGGGTGTCCCAGTCGGAGGTGGAACCCATAATAACGCCCACCAGCGGCTTGTCGGCATGTTCCGGGGTAGTCATGGGCTTATGATAACCCAGGCGCAGCCGGCGTGGCGCCCCCGGAGGCTGGTTCAGCACGCGCAAATCCAGCTTGCCCCGGGCCACCGGCGGACACCAGCAACAGCCGCCGGCGAGGGGCCGGCTGAAGCGGAAACGGGGCGTCGGGAATGCCATCTTCCCCGCCCCCCATGCACCGCAGCAAGGCTTCAAAAGCCGCCAGGGAATGGCCAAAGGCGACGAAATTCAAACCCGCCTCCTCCGGCTCCACCTTATCTCCCTTGCGGCGGCCGATGGCGTAATCCTGTTCCCGCCGCTCCATGGCAAACGCACCGCCCGATGACACCTCAATCAACCCGGCAATTAAAATTGCCGGGTCCGCTCTGTCGCGGCACGGGGATGCCAAGACAGCCTTGGTGGACCCGCAGCATATCTGATATAAAGATCAGTGCCTCTCTTTGAAGTCTGAAAGAGTCAAGCAGGATCCAGGAAGGCTATTTGTCGTACCCATCATTCCTTAAGGAAACCACAGGGAGAAACAACCATGGGTATCGTTCAGGCATTTCTCGTTGTCATCGGCTTGTCTCTTGCTCTCTACTTCATCATGTCGTTTTTCTACGAACATCTGCTCAAAAAAGCCGTGCCCCACCTTGCGCCGGACAATATGCCCGAATTGCAACCGCTCCCCATCCCCACAAAACACCTGCCGGGGAGTGTCAGGAAAATCCTGGCGGGGCTGTTTGGGGTGCGCCAGTGGCGGGTGCTTGAAAACCGGGAATATAAAATCAACGCCGGCACCGCCGTGGTGATGCCTAAGGGTTTTGTGTGCGACGGTGCCTCCATCCCCCGGCCGCTGTGGGCGTTATTGAGCCCCACGGGCTTGCTGTTGATTCCGGGGCTGCTGCATGATTACGGCTACAAATACGACATGCTGTGAAAAAAAGCCGGGAGGGGCGAAATCAAGCCCTACTGCAAGGGAGCGGGCAAAGCGCATCGGAACCGGTTGTTCCGCGACGTGGGCAATGAAGTCAACGGCTTCAGCCTGACCCACCAGCTGGGCGCGCACTACGGCGGCAGGGGGCCGCGGCAGGCCCATCGCGACAACAACAGCACGCCCACGAAACCGGAACTGGAGATCAAGACAGCTTTAAGGACGCTCTGATTTTATTCAGAGAACTCGCGGCACAGGGATGTGCCAACACCTCCGTGCAAGGCGCGCACCGCACCCCGTTCCCGCTGCCTGACACAAGACCGCCCGTCACAAAGCGGCGCAAAGCCACCGGCTTTTTGTATTTTGTGCCACTATTTAAGGACGGTGCGCGACGCGCACCCTGCCATTCATTTATGACAACACCTATTAGATGGGAACCCTTGTTTCCCCAACTCGCTGCCCCCGCAGACGCGGCGCTGGCACAACTCATGGCAACCGCCAGACCCCTGGTGGCACCGGCGGACGCGGTGGTGTTCAGCCCCGGCACGCCCTGCCAAAGTTATCTCCTGGTTCTGCAGGGCTCGGTGCGGGTGAGCTTAAGTGCCGAAAACGGGCGGGAGATCGTGCTCTACCGGGTGCGGGCGGGCGAGTCCTGCATCCTCACCACGTCTTGCCTGCTGGGCGCGACCCGCTACCCTGCCGTGGGCATCACGGAAACGGAGACCACGGCGCTGTCCCTGCCCCTGGCCGCTTTCAACCGGGCCCTGGAGGGCTCCGCGGCCTTTCGCCGTTTCGTGTTTGCCCGCCTGGGGGAACGCCTGGCGGCGGTGATCGCCCGGATGGAGGAGGTGGCCTTCCGCTCCATCGATTCGCGCCTGGCCGCTGCCCTGCTGGCGTTCAGTGAGGCCACGCCCGAGCTGCGCCTCACTCATCAGTCCCTGGCGACAGAACTGGGCACAGCGCGGGAGGTGATCTCCCGCCACCTGAAGCGGTTTGAAGAACAGGGGTGGGTACGGCTGGGGCGGGGGACGATCACCGTGCTGGACCGCGCCGCCCTGGCGCGGGCGGGCGAGGGCGAGACTCGGTGACCCAGTCACTGAAGGGGCGCAACACGGCCTGCTATGGTGCGGTCATCAATCCAAACTGGAGGATAGAGCAATGACTGCCAATGTGGGACAGCTCGACCGCACCATCCGCATCGTGCTGGGCCTGGTGTTGATCAGCCTGGTGTTCGTCGGCCCGCAAACGCCCTGGGGCTGGATCGGCGCGGTGTTTCTCGTGACCGGCCTGGTGAAATTCTGCCCGGCTTATGCCGTGCTGGGCCTGCGCACCAATAAGAACAAATAGGAGCAAACCGCGGACTTGGAGGCGCAATCGCGGCGCCCGGGACGCCGCATTGCGCCGGCGGCTCAGGCCGCCGGCCGCCCCAGCCGCAGCGCCACCTTGAAGCCCCCCAGGACAGCCGAGCGCCCCAGGCGCATCTCGCCGCCGTAGTGCTGCACGATGTCGCGGGCAATGGCCAGACCCAGGCCGTGGCCGCGGGTGCCTTCGTCCAGACGCCTGCCCCGCTGAAACAACGCGGCCACGTCGGCGGCCGCCACGCCGGCCCCGTCGTCCTCGATCATTATCTCCCCTTCCCCCGCCGCGCTCAGGGACACGCGCACCCGCCGCTGGGCCCATTTGCAGGCATTGTCCAGCAGGTTGCCGAACAATTCCAGCAGGTCTTCCCGCTCGCCGCGCAGCACCAGGCCGGGCGGCAGGTCCAGTTCAATGTCCAGGGCCTTGTCCCGGTAAATCCGCTGCAAGGTGTCCACCAGCGGCGGCAGTTCCCGGGCCGGCTCGAAGCGCTGGCCGGGTACCACACCACCGGCCAGGCGGGCGCGTTTGAGTTCCCGCTGGAGGTATTGGTCAATGCTGGCAGTGTGTTCGAGCAATTCGGCACGGAGTTCCGGATGGGCCGCGAGGGTGTCGCTGGCGGCCACTTGCTGCAACACCGTGAGGGGCGTTTTCAGCGCATGGGCGAGATTGCCCACGGCGTTGCGGGAGCGTTCCAGACGCTGGCGGATCAGCCCGATGAGGCGGTTGATTTCTTCCACCAGGGGCGCCACTTCCTTGGGCAGACCGACAGCGGACAAGCGGTGCACCTCGCCGTATTCCAGCTCGCGCAGTTCGGCCTGGGCGCGCCTCAGGGGCCGCAGGCTGCGCCGGACCACCCAGGCCTGGAGCAGCAGCACCCCACCCAGCGCCACCAGGGCCCCCCCCAGGTAACGCCAGCGAAAGGTGTTGAAATCCTCTTCGATGGGCGAATAGTCTTCCGCCACCACCACGGTCACCGGGTGGCCGGCTTTTTCGTAGGCGGCGGCGAGCATCAACAGGGTTTGCCCGGCCGGGCCGCTGCCCAGGCTGAGCCGGGTCTGGCCCGGCGCCGGCGCGGCACCCGGATACGCCATGTCGCTGTCCCACAGGGAGCGGGAGCGCAGCACAAGCTGCCCGGTCTGGACGCGGTAATAGTGACCGGAGTACGGCCGCCGGAATATGGGCCCCACCCGCTGTTCGTCCACCACCGGCCGGCCCGCCGGATCGAACTGGAGCAAGGCCAGCAGGCCTTCGGCGTCGTGCTTCAGGCGCTCGGCCACATAGGCCCCGGTGAGATGGCGCAGGGCCGCATCCACCACGTAGCCCTGCGCCAGAAATACGGCGAGAAGCACCGCTGCCAGCCCCAGGCCCAAACGCGCGGCCAGGGAATTCACGGCGGCTCCGGCCGAAACACATAGCCCTGCCCACGGCGGGTTTCAATATGGGCCTTGCCGATTTTGTGCCGCAGGCGGTTGACGTAGACTTCGATGACGTTGCTGTCTTTGTCAGAATCGTAATCGTAGACATGCTCCGCCAGGCGGCTTTTCGACAGCACCCTCCCGGGATGCAACATGAAACAGCGCAACAGGCGGAATTCAACACCGGTAAGTTCCCGTTCCCCGCCCCGGGCGGTGCGCACGGTCTGGCGCTCTTCATCCAGTACCAGGCCGCCCTGCCGCACACTGCCACCGGTCAGGCCGTGGCCCCGCCGGATCAGGGCGTTGAGCCGGGCGATGAGTTCGGCCACGTGAAAGGGCTTGGCCAGGTAATCGTCCGCCCCGGCCTTGAAGCCCTCCACTTTTTCATGCCAGGCATCACGGGCAGTGAGGATGAGCACCGGCAGATTCCGGCCGGTGGCGCGCCAGTGGCGCAGCACCTCCAGCCCGGGACGGCGCGGCAGCCCCAGATCCAGAACCACGGCGTCATAGGGCTCGGCGCTGCCCAGGTATTCACCGTCCACCCCGTTGTCCGCCACATCCACGGCGAAACCCGCCCGGGTGAGTTCCCCCTTGAGACGCCGGCTCAGCGCCGCATCATCTTCCACCAGCAACAGACGCACGGCCTCAGTCCTTCCCGCCCCGCCATCCGTCGTCGTCCTCGCGGCCCTGGCGCCGGTGGTAGAATTCGTCGGACTCCAGGCCCAGGTAGCGGCCGCTGACGGCGTCGAACAGCAACTCGTGCACCCGGCCACCGGCATCCAGCAGTTCCACTTCGTACCTGGCACCATCGTGGGCGGGCTCCAGCTCCGCTTCCAGCAGGCGGCCACCGGGATAGCGCGCCCGGGCCGCGGCGATAATCTGGCTCAAGGGGACGATGTCACCGGCCTCCACCCGGCGCCGGGCCTCGTCGTGGTCCGCCCTGGCCCAGCCGCCGCCCCAAGCCGCCAGCAGCAATGTGGCACTCACCAGCACCATCAAGACACAGGTGGCGCTGCGCCCGCAAGGGCCGTGGCGCGCTCCGGCCGGACCCGGGCCCTCGCCGCGCTTGCAACCGTGCCACATGGCGCCCACCAGATTCTCCTTGTGCACTATGCTTGCCACCACCACACCGGCAATGTGGATCATCACCAGGACCAGGGCGAAATGGGCGGCAAATTCGTGGATCTCCTCCCACAGGTGTTCCACCCCCTCCGGTGAGCCGGCCAGCATCCCGCCCAGGGGCCCGGCGCCCTGGTCCGCGCCGTAAACCATCAGGCCGCTCACGGTGACGGCTGCCAGGACCGCCAGCATCAAGAAAATCATCCATGCCCCCGCGGGATTATGCCCAAGATAGCGCCGGGCCCGGCCGCTGAACAGTGCTTTAACGTAGCGCCAGGCCACCGCGGGGGAACAGCTGAAATCAGCAAAACGGGCATGGCCGCGGCCCACAAAGCCCCACAGCAGGCGCACCAGCAGCAGGGCGGCCAGGGTGTAACCGGCCCACACGTGCACACCCAGCCCCTCGTCCTCGGTGACATAGGCCACGGTGAAGGCCGTCACCACGCCCCAGTGGAACAGCCTGACCACCGGGTCCCACACTTTCACAGCAGCTCGATCGGCCATGGAAACCCTCCAAGCTTTCCGGCGCCAAAATACGCCGGGCAGATGCAATCCCGGCGGGCATTGGTGTTATCACAGCTCATCAGGTTAAAACCGGGGGCTTAAACCAAGCTGAAAGGAAGCAGGGGGAAAGGGCCACGACAGCGGGCACCGCGCCCCCGGCCCGCCTCAGCGGGCGCTCCGCAACAGGCGCAAAAAGGCCGCCTCGTCCAGCATGGGAATGCCCAGGTCCCGCGCTTTGTCCGCCTTGGCACCGGCCCCGGCGCCAACAATGACATAGTCGGTCTTGCGGGATACGCTGGCGCCCACCCGGCCGCCCAGGGCCCGGAGACGTTCCCCGGCCTCCTCACGGCTCATGGACTGGAGCGCGCCGGTAAGAACGAAGGTCTTGCCCGCCAGTGGCAGCCCCGGGCGCGGCCGTGCCGGCTTGGGCCAATGAACCCCGGCCGCGCCCAGGGCCTGGACCACCTGGCGGTTGTGGGGCTGGCGGAAAAAGGCGCTGATCTCCGCCGCCACATTGGGACCGATGCCCTCCACTTCCTGCAAAGCCGCCTCGTCGGCATCCAGCAGCCGGTCCAGGTCGCCGAAATGTTCCGCCAGGGCCCGCGCCGTGGCCTCGCCCACCTGGGGAATGCCCAGGGCGTAGAGCAGGCGCGGCAAGGTGGTGGTTTTGCTTTTTTCGATCTGATCCAGCAGGTTCCGGGCGGATTTCTCCCCCATGCGTTCCAGGGCGGCGAGGTCCGCCTGCTTCAGGCGGTAAAGATCAGCCACCGTCCGCAGTAAACCTTTCGCCACCAGTTGTTCCACCAGCTTTTCCCCCAGCCCCTGAATATCCAGGGCGCGGCGCGAGGCGAAGTGGCGCAAGGCCCCCATGCGCTGGGCCGGACAGTACAAGCCTCCCACGCAGCGATGGGCGGCGGCACCTTCCTCCCGCACCACGTCGGCGCCGCACACCGGGCAATGGGCCGGCATCCGCCAGGGCCGGGTACCGGGGGGGCGTTTTTCCCTGATTACGCCCACCACTTCCGGAATAACGTCACCGGCACGGCGCACGATCACGGTATCGCCCACCCGCACGTCCTTGCGTTCCACCTCGTCCTGATTGTGCAAAGTGGCGTGGGTGACGGTCACGCCCCCTACCTGCACCGGCCGCAACACTGCCACCGGCGTCACCACCCCGGTGCGCCCCACAGACGCCTCGATGCGCGCCACCACGGTGGTCTCCTCCTGGGCCGGGAATTTGTGGGCCAGGGCCCAGCGCGGCGCCCGGGCGGTAAAACCCAGCCTGTCGCGCGCCGCCAGTTCGTCCACTTTGTACACCACCCCGTCAATCTCAAAGGGGAGCGCATCGCGCCGGGCGGCCACCTCGGCATAATAGGCGAGGCAGGCCTCCACCCCGGCCACGGTCCGGAACAGCCTCGTCACGGGAAAGCCCCACTGGCGCAGCATGGCCACCACTTCCGAATAACGCCCCGGCAGCCGCCCTCCCGCCACCTCCCCCAACCCCCAGGGGAAAAAGCTCAAGGGCCGCGCGGCGGTGATGCGTGGATCGAGCTGACGCAGGCTGCCGGCGGCGGCGTTGCGGGGGTTGGCGAACACTTTGCCGCCCTGTGCCAATTGCTGGGCGTTGAGCCGCTCAAAATCTTTTTTGCGGATCACCACCTCGCCGCGCACTTCCACCACCCGGGGCCAGCCGCGCCCGCGCAGCTTGAGGGGGATGCTGCGGATGGTGCGGACATTTGGGGTGACGTCTTCCCCGGTCCGGCCGTCGCCGCGGGTGCCGGCGCGCACCAGCAGGCCGTCTTCGTAACGCAGACTGAGGGAGGCGCCGTCGAACTTGGGCTCCGCCGTACAGGCCACCGGCCCCGCCGTACCCAGCGCCTTGCGCACCCGCTCGTCCCAGGCCCGCACTTCGGCCTCGGTGAAGGCGTTGTCCATGGACAGCATGGGTACCCGGTGGCGCACCTGGCCAAATTCCCGGGCCGGGGCCGCGCCCACCCGCCGGGTGGGCGAATCGGGGGTGATGAGTTCGGGCCAGGCTTGTTCCAGGGTCTTAAGTTCCCGCAGCAGACGGTCGTACCGGGCATCGGATATCACCGGCGCATCCAGCACATAATAGCGGTAGTTGTGTTCGTCGAGTTCGGCGCGCAACTGCTGCACGCGTTTTCTGATGTGGGCCGGCACAGTCATGGCGGGGAGTGTAGCCCGCCCCCGGCGCCGCTGAAAGGGCACCCCGCCCTGATCGCATGGGAAGATACCCGTTACGACTTCCCTTAACTCTGATCCTTAACGCCAAAGGGCAGGACGAAACCCATGCTTCGGAACGAACATCAGGGACGGAATCAGCCGGCGGCCGACAAGGACCGGCTGGTACAGGGCTGCGAGCGCATGCTGGCGCGGGAAAAAGCGGTGGAACTGGATGAGCCAGGCCGGGAAGAGGCGGACACGGTGCACAACTTCGTCAGCCGCGACCTCCATGATGCGGGACGCCACCTGACCACGGCGGGAGCCGGCCGACTGGCCACGCTTCTCAGACGATCACCGCTATTTCCACGTCCCCTTCCTTGCGCAGAACATTGATGCCCACATCCCGCGGGTGACGGCGGAACACCAGGTCGATCACCCCGCTGTTGAAGCGCAGCCGGGTGATCTTGATCCGGTCCAGATAATCCGGCAGCTTGGGATGATAAAAACGGAGCTGCGGTTTTTCCGGGGAGAACACCAGCCCCAGGCAGGATTGCAACAAGTGAAACACCGCCCCACTGGCCCAGGCCTGGGGCAGGCAGGCCACGGGATAGAGGGTGGGCCCCTGGCCCCGCAGGCGGTCGAAGCCGCAAAACAACTCCGGCAGGCGGTGCAAATCCAGGGTGATACTGGCGTCGAACAGGCCAGTGAGAATTTTCAGGACATCCTCCTTGTTGCCGTAGCGCGCCACCCCCGCCGCCACCAGGGCGCTGTCGTGGGGCCAGACCGAACCGTTGTGGTAAGACATGGGGTTGTAGCGGGCCTCCCCGGCAGCGATGGTGCGCACGCCCCAGCCGCTGAATGAAGCGGGCGCCAACAAGCTCTGGGCGACCTGCCGGCCCCGCACCGGATCGGCGATGCCCGTGGCCAGCACATGGCCGGCGTTGGAGGAGCGCACCCGGCAGGGCCGCTTGGCACCGTCCAGGGCCAGGGCGTAGGTCTGGATCTCCTCACACCAAAAGACCGCGTTGAAGCGCCGCTGCAGCGCCACCGCCTGGGCCTCCAGATCCGCAGCGAAGCGTTCCTCTCCCAGCAGGCGCGCCAGGGCCGCCGCCTCCCGCTTGGCCTCATAAACATAGGCCTGCACTTCGCACAGGGCGATGGGTCCGTCCGCCGCACTGCCGTCGGCGTGAAAGACGGAGTCGTCGGAATCCTTCCAGCCCTGTTGCACCAGGCCGTTGGCGCTGTGGCGGGTGTATTCCACGAAACCGTCGCCGTCCGCATCACCGTAGTGATCGATCCACTCCAGCGCCCGCCGGATATTGGGCCAGATGGCCTCGATCAAGGCCCGGTCGCCGCTGCGGCGGTAATAGGCCCCCGCCAGCCACACGAACAAGGGGGTGGCATCGACGCTGCCGTAATAGCGGGCAAAGGGCACCTCCCCCAGGGCCGCCATTTCACCGCCGCGCATTTCGTGGAGAATCTTGCCCGGTTCGGCATCGCTGGCGGGGTCTTCCTCCTCCGCCTGGTGGTGGGCGAGAAAGGCGAGCACGCCGCGGGCCAGGGCCGGGTTCAGCCACAGGGTCTGCAAGGCAGTGATCAGCGCGTCGCGGCCAAAGGGAGTGCTGAACCAAGGCGTCCCGGCATAAGGATAAGGCCCTTCGGGCGTGTCGGTGGTGAGCATGTGCAGATCGGCGGCGGAACGGTTGAGCCAGTCGTTGAACTGCTCGTTGGAGGTGAACACTTCCGCCGCCGCCTCCCGCCGCTTGCGCAACAGGGCGCGATGGGCGCGCAAAGCCTCATCGTAGCGGACCACGGACGCTGCCTGCACGCCGCTGTCGCAGGTGATGGTGAGATAGAAATCCTGCCCACCGCCGGGTGGCAGACAACAGTCCATGCGCGCCCGGCCGCCCTCTTCCCAGCGGGGCGCGGGAGTGAGGCGGATGCGGGTGCGACGCAGCACGCCGTCCAGGCCGCGGTAAGCCAGCGTCAGCTTTTCGCCTTCCGTTTCCGCAGACAGGCCGGCACCGCTGCGGACCCGCGCGGCGCCGCGGACTTCGAAGATGTCGCTGTAGTCGGCCTCAAACACCAGCTCCAGCTCCATGCGCACCTCGGCATCGCTGTAGTTGTGCAGGCAGAAATGCTCGTAACACTGCCCCTGCCAGAGCAACTTGGAACGAAACAGATGCACCGTTCCTTTGCGAATCGCGAGGACACCATTGTCGTACAGATCCGGCAGGGTGAGGTCCACCACCATCAGGGCATTGTCTTCCTGGACCGTGGAATTGAGCAGCAGCGGACGGCGCTGGTTGACAGTCAGTTCCAGGCGGGAGAGAAAGCGGGTGCCTTGAAAATACAGCCCCTGTTCGCCCAGGCCGATGTGCTGCACATCCCCCCAGCGATCGAACAAACCGAACAAATCGTCATGCTTGAGCACCCGGGTACGGTCGTCGGTGCGCGAGGAGGTGGCCAGCACATACCAACGGTCGTCGATCTGGATGACATCCTTGGGCGCAGCCACGGGACTAGCCCGCCTTCAGTGACAGCGCCGGATACCGCTCCAGCAGGCCCGCATACGCACGCAGATACCTCTCGGCCATCTGCCGGGCGCTGAAACGGCGCTCGAAATACCGGCGGCAGGTGTGGCGGTCCAGGCGGTCCAGCCGTTCCACGGCCGCCACCGCTTCTTCCGGGCCGTCGACGATGTAACCACTGATGCCGTCGGCCACCACCTCCGGCACTGCGCCGCGGCGATAGGCTATCACCGGCGTGCCGCAGGCCATGGCCTCGATCATCACCAAACCGAAGGGCTCCGGCCAGGCCAATGGGAGCAGCAGTGCCCGCGCCCCGCCCAACAGCTCGTTTTTGCCCCGCTCGTCCACCTCGCCCACGTATTCGATCAAGGGATGGCCCAGGTGGGGCTGGATGCGCGCTTTGAAGTAGGCCTCGTCCACCACGTCGATCTTGGCGGCGATTTTCAAAGGCAGACCCGCCCGCAGGGCAATCTCAATGGCGGCCTCGGCGCCTTTTTCCGGCGAGATGCGGCCGAGGAACACCAGATAATCCCCCCCTTCGGCCCGGAAGTCGTAGCACTCGGCCGGCACGCCGTTGTAAACCGTGGCCAGCCATTGGGCCTGTGGCAAGGGCGCGCGCTGGGCGTCGGAAATGGACACCACGGGCTGGTCATGAAACTCGGCGTAAACCGCCTGCAGGTCGGGCAAATCGAGGCGGCCGTGCAAGGTGGTGAGCTGGGGGGTGCCCACCAGGCGGCACAGGGGAAAATGAAGAAAATCGGTATGAAAATGAATCACATCATAGTTGTGGGCCTCCCGCGCCACTGCGGCCAGCAACAGGGTGTGCCAGACCGTGGGGTCGCGGCGAACGCGGCTGAGGCGCAAAGCCTCCGGCACGATGGGGCGCAGCTCGGCCCGGGTCCTGGAATCGCCGCTGGCAAACAAGGTGACCTGGTGCCCGAGGCGCACCAGCTCCTCGGTGAGGTAGTGCACCACCCGTTCGGTGCCGCCGTAGGTTTTCGGGGGAACGCTCTCGTAGAGCGGAGACACTTGGGCGATTTTCATTACTCAACTTACCTCCGTCAGTTTCATTTTCCATCCACCAAGGGACTCCCGCAGGAATGCAAGTCAAGGAATAGGGTTGATTGTTACAAGATCAAGTCTCCGATTTTCTGTTGCACATCGTCGTCATCGCAAGCGGACGGCGGCCACCGGCAGCGGCGGCCCCGCCGGAAGAATAACAGGCTCCTAACTGGTGCCGGCCTCAAGAGTGACGGCCACATCCCTCTCCCGCCCGGACCGCCAGATACGCAAGGTGACCCGGTCGCCGACACGGTACGCGTCCAACTGCGTCAGCAGGGCCGCCACCGACGCCACCGGATGACCGTCCACAGCCAAGATGACGTCGCCGGGAATCACCTGCCCGCTGCGGTCCACCCGGGTTTCCCGCAGGCCGGCCCGCTCGGCCGCTGAGCCCGGATAGACCTTGAGCACCGCCACCCCCCGCACCCCCAGCCGGGCGGTGAGTATTTTATTCAAGTCCTCGTCCACGGCGACACCCAGGCTGGGACGAATGTACCGGCCCTGGGCAATCAGGCGCGGCACCACCCGGTTTACCGTGTCCACGGGCACCGCAAAGCCAATGCCCGCATAGGCGCCGGAGGGGCTGTAAATCGCAGTATTGATGCCAATCAAGCGGCCGGCGCTGTCCAGCAACGGCCCGCCGGAATTGCCGGGATTGATGGCGGCATCGGTCTGGATGAGCTTGTCGATGCGCGCGCCGTTCTCTTCCGTCAAAGACCGGTTCAGCGCCGAGACCAGCCCGCCGGTGAGGGTGTAATCCAGCCCGAAGGGATTGCCGATGGCAAAGACCTTCTGCCCCACTTTCAGATCAGCGCTGGTGCCGATGGGCACCGGCGGCGGCCGGTCGAAGGCCACGTTGATACGCAGCACCGCCAGATCATGGGCCGGGCTGGCCCCCACCAGCACGGCCTTGTAGCTGCGCCCGTCATTGAGCCGCACAACGGCCTCTGACGCGCCCGCTATCACATGATGGTTGGTGACCACGTGACCCAGGTCATCCCACACAAACCCGGAACCGGTACCCTTGGGCACGGTGAAAATGTTGCGGGTCCAAAAGTCCCGCACCCGTTTGCGGGTGGAGATGAACACCACCGAGGGGCTGGCCTGCTCGAAGATTTCAATGGTGGACTGTTCATCCGCCGCCAGATCGCCCCGCGGCGTCACCGCCCGCGGCTCGGCAGTGAGGCCGATCACATAGCGCTCCACCCAGGGCAGGACCTGCCACAGGATGAC
This portion of the Gammaproteobacteria bacterium genome encodes:
- the purE gene encoding 5-(carboxyamino)imidazole ribonucleotide mutase; the encoded protein is MTTPEHADKPLVGVIMGSTSDWDTLRHAADTLAALGVPHEVRVVSAHRTPDLLFAYAEGAAERGLEVIIAGAGGAAHLPGMTAAKTTLPVLGVPVQSKALQGMDSLLSIVQMPAGVPVGALAIGRAGAVNAALLATAMLANKYPPLREALDAFREKQTENVLAGPDPRSGE
- a CDS encoding DUF1353 domain-containing protein; this encodes MGIVQAFLVVIGLSLALYFIMSFFYEHLLKKAVPHLAPDNMPELQPLPIPTKHLPGSVRKILAGLFGVRQWRVLENREYKINAGTAVVMPKGFVCDGASIPRPLWALLSPTGLLLIPGLLHDYGYKYDML
- a CDS encoding Crp/Fnr family transcriptional regulator, whose translation is MTTPIRWEPLFPQLAAPADAALAQLMATARPLVAPADAVVFSPGTPCQSYLLVLQGSVRVSLSAENGREIVLYRVRAGESCILTTSCLLGATRYPAVGITETETTALSLPLAAFNRALEGSAAFRRFVFARLGERLAAVIARMEEVAFRSIDSRLAAALLAFSEATPELRLTHQSLATELGTAREVISRHLKRFEEQGWVRLGRGTITVLDRAALARAGEGETR
- a CDS encoding DUF2892 domain-containing protein, with translation MTANVGQLDRTIRIVLGLVLISLVFVGPQTPWGWIGAVFLVTGLVKFCPAYAVLGLRTNKNK
- a CDS encoding ATP-binding protein; protein product: MNSLAARLGLGLAAVLLAVFLAQGYVVDAALRHLTGAYVAERLKHDAEGLLALLQFDPAGRPVVDEQRVGPIFRRPYSGHYYRVQTGQLVLRSRSLWDSDMAYPGAAPAPGQTRLSLGSGPAGQTLLMLAAAYEKAGHPVTVVVAEDYSPIEEDFNTFRWRYLGGALVALGGVLLLQAWVVRRSLRPLRRAQAELRELEYGEVHRLSAVGLPKEVAPLVEEINRLIGLIRQRLERSRNAVGNLAHALKTPLTVLQQVAASDTLAAHPELRAELLEHTASIDQYLQRELKRARLAGGVVPGQRFEPARELPPLVDTLQRIYRDKALDIELDLPPGLVLRGEREDLLELFGNLLDNACKWAQRRVRVSLSAAGEGEIMIEDDGAGVAAADVAALFQRGRRLDEGTRGHGLGLAIARDIVQHYGGEMRLGRSAVLGGFKVALRLGRPAA
- a CDS encoding response regulator transcription factor, producing the protein MRLLLVEDDAALSRRLKGELTRAGFAVDVADNGVDGEYLGSAEPYDAVVLDLGLPRRPGLEVLRHWRATGRNLPVLILTARDAWHEKVEGFKAGADDYLAKPFHVAELIARLNALIRRGHGLTGGSVRQGGLVLDEERQTVRTARGGERELTGVEFRLLRCFMLHPGRVLSKSRLAEHVYDYDSDKDSNVIEVYVNRLRHKIGKAHIETRRGQGYVFRPEPP
- a CDS encoding DUF4405 domain-containing protein encodes the protein MADRAAVKVWDPVVRLFHWGVVTAFTVAYVTEDEGLGVHVWAGYTLAALLLVRLLWGFVGRGHARFADFSCSPAVAWRYVKALFSGRARRYLGHNPAGAWMIFLMLAVLAAVTVSGLMVYGADQGAGPLGGMLAGSPEGVEHLWEEIHEFAAHFALVLVMIHIAGVVVASIVHKENLVGAMWHGCKRGEGPGPAGARHGPCGRSATCVLMVLVSATLLLAAWGGGWARADHDEARRRVEAGDIVPLSQIIAAARARYPGGRLLEAELEPAHDGARYEVELLDAGGRVHELLFDAVSGRYLGLESDEFYHRRQGREDDDGWRGGKD
- the ligA gene encoding NAD-dependent DNA ligase LigA; amino-acid sequence: MTVPAHIRKRVQQLRAELDEHNYRYYVLDAPVISDARYDRLLRELKTLEQAWPELITPDSPTRRVGAAPAREFGQVRHRVPMLSMDNAFTEAEVRAWDERVRKALGTAGPVACTAEPKFDGASLSLRYEDGLLVRAGTRGDGRTGEDVTPNVRTIRSIPLKLRGRGWPRVVEVRGEVVIRKKDFERLNAQQLAQGGKVFANPRNAAAGSLRQLDPRITAARPLSFFPWGLGEVAGGRLPGRYSEVVAMLRQWGFPVTRLFRTVAGVEACLAYYAEVAARRDALPFEIDGVVYKVDELAARDRLGFTARAPRWALAHKFPAQEETTVVARIEASVGRTGVVTPVAVLRPVQVGGVTVTHATLHNQDEVERKDVRVGDTVIVRRAGDVIPEVVGVIREKRPPGTRPWRMPAHCPVCGADVVREEGAAAHRCVGGLYCPAQRMGALRHFASRRALDIQGLGEKLVEQLVAKGLLRTVADLYRLKQADLAALERMGEKSARNLLDQIEKSKTTTLPRLLYALGIPQVGEATARALAEHFGDLDRLLDADEAALQEVEGIGPNVAAEISAFFRQPHNRQVVQALGAAGVHWPKPARPRPGLPLAGKTFVLTGALQSMSREEAGERLRALGGRVGASVSRKTDYVIVGAGAGAKADKARDLGIPMLDEAAFLRLLRSAR